Proteins from one Podarcis raffonei isolate rPodRaf1 chromosome 1, rPodRaf1.pri, whole genome shotgun sequence genomic window:
- the SAV1 gene encoding protein salvador homolog 1 isoform X3 has translation MLSRKKTRAELSKPGEVQGKYVIKETSPLLRNLMPSFIRHGPTIPRRTDLCLLDPGPSAYAAGGDGAVSRNQSFLRTPVQRPPHKIVRRESNRLSAPSYLARSLADVPREYGVSSQSFLTEANSVTENGDAGSRHYYDHHFYNGQRRHQLADHVQEEYRYYEHNTDLAQRMSQNQGRHSSGIGRVAATSLGNLTNHSSEDLPLPPGWSVDWTLRGRKYYIDHNTNTTHWSHPLEREGLPPGWERVESAEFGVYYVDHINKRAQYKHPCAPRYDHILKWELFQLADLDTYQGMLKLLFMKELERIVKLYEAYRQALLSELENRKQRQQWYAQQQHGKNF, from the exons ATGCTGTCCCGGAAGAAAACGCGCGCCGAGCTCTCCAAACCGGGCGAGGTGCAGGGCAAGTACGTCATCAAGGAGACCAGCCCTTTGCTCCGCA ATCTGATGCCTTCATTCATCCGTCATGGTCCAACCATTCCAAGACGAACAGATCTCTGCCTTCTGGACCCGGGTCCTTCTGCCTACGCCGCGGGTGGGGATGGAGCAGTTTCCAGAAACCAGAGCTTCCTTCGGACTCCAGTACAGAGGCCGCCTCACAAGATAGTGAGGCGGGAAAGCAACAGACTCTCTGCCCCTTCCTACCTTGCCAGGAGCCTGGCCGACGTCCCGCGGGAATATGGCGTATCTTCCCAGTCCTTTTTAACAGAGGCAAACTCTGTAACTGAAAACGGCGATGCCGGATCCCGTCACTATTATGACCACCACTTTTATAATGGTCAGAGGCGGCACCAGCTGGCGGATCATGTGCAGGAGGAATATAGATACTATGAACATAACACTGACCTTGCCCAAAGGATGTCACAGAATCAGGGAAGGCATAGTTCAG GCATTGGGCGGGTGGCTGCTACATCGCTGGGaaacttaacaaaccacagttcggAAGATTTACCTCTCCCTCCTGGCTGGTCTGTGGACTGGACTCTTAGAGGAAGGAAGTACTACATAGACCATAACACCAACACAACACACTGGAGTCATCCACTTGAGCGAGAGGGGCTGCCTCCAGGGTGGGAGCGTGTGGAATCAGCTGAGTTTGGTGTGTACTACGTCGATCACATCAATAAAAGAGCACAGTACAAACACCCTTGTGCCCCCAG ATACGACCACATCTTGAAGTGGGAGCTCTTCCAGTTGGCTGACCTGGATACATACCAGGGGATGCTGAAGCTGCTTTTCATGAAGGAACTGGAGCGGATAGTGAAGCTGTACGAAGCCTAccgccaggctctgctcagcgagCTGGAGAACCGCAAGCAGAGGCAGCAGTGGTATGCCCAGCAGCAGCACGGCAAGAACTTCTGA
- the SAV1 gene encoding protein salvador homolog 1 isoform X1, producing the protein MLSRKKTRAELSKPGEVQGKYVIKETSPLLRNLMPSFIRHGPTIPRRTDLCLLDPGPSAYAAGGDGAVSRNQSFLRTPVQRPPHKIVRRESNRLSAPSYLARSLADVPREYGVSSQSFLTEANSVTENGDAGSRHYYDHHFYNGQRRHQLADHVQEEYRYYEHNTDLAQRMSQNQGRHSSGIGRVAATSLGNLTNHSSEDLPLPPGWSVDWTLRGRKYYIDHNTNTTHWSHPLEREGLPPGWERVESAEFGVYYVDHINKRAQYKHPCAPSVPRYDQPPPMTYQPQPAERSQTILVPANPYHTAEIPDWLQVYARAPVKYDHILKWELFQLADLDTYQGMLKLLFMKELERIVKLYEAYRQALLSELENRKQRQQWYAQQQHGKNF; encoded by the exons ATGCTGTCCCGGAAGAAAACGCGCGCCGAGCTCTCCAAACCGGGCGAGGTGCAGGGCAAGTACGTCATCAAGGAGACCAGCCCTTTGCTCCGCA ATCTGATGCCTTCATTCATCCGTCATGGTCCAACCATTCCAAGACGAACAGATCTCTGCCTTCTGGACCCGGGTCCTTCTGCCTACGCCGCGGGTGGGGATGGAGCAGTTTCCAGAAACCAGAGCTTCCTTCGGACTCCAGTACAGAGGCCGCCTCACAAGATAGTGAGGCGGGAAAGCAACAGACTCTCTGCCCCTTCCTACCTTGCCAGGAGCCTGGCCGACGTCCCGCGGGAATATGGCGTATCTTCCCAGTCCTTTTTAACAGAGGCAAACTCTGTAACTGAAAACGGCGATGCCGGATCCCGTCACTATTATGACCACCACTTTTATAATGGTCAGAGGCGGCACCAGCTGGCGGATCATGTGCAGGAGGAATATAGATACTATGAACATAACACTGACCTTGCCCAAAGGATGTCACAGAATCAGGGAAGGCATAGTTCAG GCATTGGGCGGGTGGCTGCTACATCGCTGGGaaacttaacaaaccacagttcggAAGATTTACCTCTCCCTCCTGGCTGGTCTGTGGACTGGACTCTTAGAGGAAGGAAGTACTACATAGACCATAACACCAACACAACACACTGGAGTCATCCACTTGAGCGAGAGGGGCTGCCTCCAGGGTGGGAGCGTGTGGAATCAGCTGAGTTTGGTGTGTACTACGTCGATCACATCAATAAAAGAGCACAGTACAAACACCCTTGTGCCCCCAG TGTTCCCCGTTACGATCAACCACCTCCAATGAcatatcagccacagccagccgaGAGGAGCCAGACTATCCTTGTGCCTGCGAATCCCTACCACACTGCGGAGATCCCAGATTGGCTGCAGGTTTATGCCAGGGCTCCTGTAAA ATACGACCACATCTTGAAGTGGGAGCTCTTCCAGTTGGCTGACCTGGATACATACCAGGGGATGCTGAAGCTGCTTTTCATGAAGGAACTGGAGCGGATAGTGAAGCTGTACGAAGCCTAccgccaggctctgctcagcgagCTGGAGAACCGCAAGCAGAGGCAGCAGTGGTATGCCCAGCAGCAGCACGGCAAGAACTTCTGA
- the SAV1 gene encoding protein salvador homolog 1 isoform X2 encodes MPSFIRHGPTIPRRTDLCLLDPGPSAYAAGGDGAVSRNQSFLRTPVQRPPHKIVRRESNRLSAPSYLARSLADVPREYGVSSQSFLTEANSVTENGDAGSRHYYDHHFYNGQRRHQLADHVQEEYRYYEHNTDLAQRMSQNQGRHSSGIGRVAATSLGNLTNHSSEDLPLPPGWSVDWTLRGRKYYIDHNTNTTHWSHPLEREGLPPGWERVESAEFGVYYVDHINKRAQYKHPCAPSVPRYDQPPPMTYQPQPAERSQTILVPANPYHTAEIPDWLQVYARAPVKYDHILKWELFQLADLDTYQGMLKLLFMKELERIVKLYEAYRQALLSELENRKQRQQWYAQQQHGKNF; translated from the exons ATGCCTTCATTCATCCGTCATGGTCCAACCATTCCAAGACGAACAGATCTCTGCCTTCTGGACCCGGGTCCTTCTGCCTACGCCGCGGGTGGGGATGGAGCAGTTTCCAGAAACCAGAGCTTCCTTCGGACTCCAGTACAGAGGCCGCCTCACAAGATAGTGAGGCGGGAAAGCAACAGACTCTCTGCCCCTTCCTACCTTGCCAGGAGCCTGGCCGACGTCCCGCGGGAATATGGCGTATCTTCCCAGTCCTTTTTAACAGAGGCAAACTCTGTAACTGAAAACGGCGATGCCGGATCCCGTCACTATTATGACCACCACTTTTATAATGGTCAGAGGCGGCACCAGCTGGCGGATCATGTGCAGGAGGAATATAGATACTATGAACATAACACTGACCTTGCCCAAAGGATGTCACAGAATCAGGGAAGGCATAGTTCAG GCATTGGGCGGGTGGCTGCTACATCGCTGGGaaacttaacaaaccacagttcggAAGATTTACCTCTCCCTCCTGGCTGGTCTGTGGACTGGACTCTTAGAGGAAGGAAGTACTACATAGACCATAACACCAACACAACACACTGGAGTCATCCACTTGAGCGAGAGGGGCTGCCTCCAGGGTGGGAGCGTGTGGAATCAGCTGAGTTTGGTGTGTACTACGTCGATCACATCAATAAAAGAGCACAGTACAAACACCCTTGTGCCCCCAG TGTTCCCCGTTACGATCAACCACCTCCAATGAcatatcagccacagccagccgaGAGGAGCCAGACTATCCTTGTGCCTGCGAATCCCTACCACACTGCGGAGATCCCAGATTGGCTGCAGGTTTATGCCAGGGCTCCTGTAAA ATACGACCACATCTTGAAGTGGGAGCTCTTCCAGTTGGCTGACCTGGATACATACCAGGGGATGCTGAAGCTGCTTTTCATGAAGGAACTGGAGCGGATAGTGAAGCTGTACGAAGCCTAccgccaggctctgctcagcgagCTGGAGAACCGCAAGCAGAGGCAGCAGTGGTATGCCCAGCAGCAGCACGGCAAGAACTTCTGA